Proteins encoded within one genomic window of Salipaludibacillus agaradhaerens:
- a CDS encoding ArsR/SmtB family transcription factor, with protein sequence MQLDISTESLPVYEALASKVRIAIIQELTKKPMNIRELAEAVGVSSAIMTMHIKKLEKANIIRTEMVPGKAGIQKLCILVIDSINILFPSNKEKLSHYHQSTLSVGHYTDFNVLPTCGLATEEKIIGQFDEPRYFLDPERVNAKILWFSKGHVEYKIPNFLNHNETPKELEISLELSSEAPFTNEDWPSDITFYLNSQKLGIWTSPGDFGDSPGKYTPDWWPKVINQYGLLKSLRINEEGTFIENGRISDVTIHDIDVRSPLWSFKLAVLPDSKHVGGLTIFGKEFGNYNQDILFRLYYEKHPEEKQDN encoded by the coding sequence ATGCAATTAGATATTTCCACTGAATCTTTACCTGTGTATGAAGCACTAGCTAGTAAAGTCAGAATCGCGATCATACAGGAACTAACAAAAAAACCTATGAATATTCGAGAATTAGCTGAAGCAGTCGGGGTAAGCAGTGCTATTATGACCATGCACATTAAAAAATTGGAGAAGGCTAACATTATTCGTACGGAAATGGTACCTGGTAAAGCCGGTATCCAAAAGCTCTGCATTTTAGTTATTGACTCAATCAATATTCTCTTTCCATCTAATAAAGAAAAGCTTAGTCATTACCATCAATCCACCCTCTCTGTAGGGCATTATACAGATTTTAATGTCTTACCTACATGTGGCCTTGCTACCGAGGAAAAAATAATAGGCCAATTTGACGAACCAAGGTATTTTCTTGATCCAGAGCGGGTTAATGCAAAAATTCTCTGGTTTTCAAAAGGACATGTTGAGTATAAAATACCTAATTTCCTGAACCACAATGAGACCCCTAAAGAGTTGGAAATTTCACTAGAATTGTCTTCAGAAGCCCCTTTTACGAATGAAGACTGGCCATCTGACATCACCTTTTATTTAAATTCTCAAAAACTCGGTATATGGACGAGTCCAGGAGATTTCGGGGACAGTCCAGGGAAGTACACACCAGATTGGTGGCCAAAAGTTATTAATCAATATGGGCTATTAAAAAGTCTTCGTATTAATGAAGAAGGGACATTTATTGAAAACGGTAGAATTTCGGATGTAACGATCCATGATATAGATGTCCGCTCACCGCTTTGGAGTTTTAAGCTTGCTGTTCTCCCCGATTCCAAACATGTAGGTGGTTTAACTATCTTTGGGAAAGAGTTCGGTAACTATAATCAAGATATTTTATTTCGGCTTTATTATGAAAAGCACCCAGAAGAAAAGCAAGATAATTAA
- the araD gene encoding L-ribulose-5-phosphate 4-epimerase: MLEQLKEAVYKANLYLPKYQLVTLTWGNVSGIDREKGLVVIKPSGVEYFDMKSKDMVVVDLEGNIVEGDLKPSSDTPTHLALYRAFENIGGIVHTHSTWATAWAQAGKDLPPFGTTHADYFHGPVPCTRKLTKAEIEGDYELETGHVIIETFQDKDPVKTPGVLVHSHAPFIWGKDAMKAVQNAQVLEEMASMAQKTLAINPKTPPMDNVLMDRHFFRKHGAKAYYGQN, encoded by the coding sequence GTGTTAGAACAATTAAAAGAGGCCGTCTATAAAGCCAACCTTTATCTCCCTAAGTATCAGCTTGTCACACTGACGTGGGGAAATGTCAGTGGGATTGATAGGGAAAAAGGTTTAGTGGTGATTAAACCAAGTGGTGTCGAATACTTTGACATGAAAAGCAAAGATATGGTTGTTGTAGATTTAGAGGGCAATATTGTAGAGGGTGACTTGAAACCATCATCTGATACGCCTACTCACCTTGCCCTATATCGCGCTTTCGAAAATATCGGAGGTATTGTTCACACTCACTCTACGTGGGCGACTGCTTGGGCTCAAGCTGGAAAAGATCTTCCGCCTTTTGGTACCACTCATGCTGACTATTTCCATGGTCCTGTGCCATGTACTCGCAAACTGACTAAAGCAGAAATAGAAGGGGACTATGAACTAGAAACTGGTCACGTCATTATCGAAACCTTTCAAGATAAAGATCCTGTGAAAACACCTGGTGTACTTGTTCATTCACACGCCCCGTTTATTTGGGGGAAAGATGCTATGAAAGCGGTACAAAATGCGCAAGTTTTGGAAGAGATGGCTAGTATGGCGCAAAAAACGTTAGCTATAAATCCTAAAACGCCTCCAATGGATAATGTATTAATGGATAGACACTTTTTTAGAAAACATGGCGCAAAAGCTTACTATGGACAAAACTAG
- a CDS encoding ribulokinase — protein sequence MSKKYTVGVDYGTESGRAVLIDLSNGKEIADHVTPYRHGVIDDRLPESGIKLEHEWALQHPLDYVEVLTTSVPAVMKETGIDPNDVIGIGVDFTACTMLPIDEKGQPLCLNENYKDNPHSWVKLWKHHAAQDEANLINEIAEKRGEKFLPRYGGKISSEWMIAKIWQILDESEDIYHQTDQFLEATDWIVSQMTGTITKNSCTAGYKAIWHKQDGYPSNDFFRSLDPRLEKLTETKLRGDILPLGAKAGQLQPEIADKMGLKAGIAVAVGNVDAHAAVPAVGVTTPGKLVMAMGTSICHMLLGEKENKVEGMCGVVEDGIIPGYLGYEAGQSAVGDIFAWFVNNSVPQSIFKEAEDRKVNVHTLLEEKAAVYKPGESGLVALDWWNGNRSILVDTELSGLMLGYTLSTKTEEMYRALLEATAYGTRAIVDAFHNNGVSVDVLYACGGLPQKNKLLMQIYADVTNREIRIAASKQTPALGAAMFAAVAAGSATGGYDTITEAAAHMGRVKDESYKPIPENVAVYEKLYREYEALHDYFARGTNDVMKRLKSLKAEMSK from the coding sequence ATGTCAAAGAAATATACTGTCGGGGTTGACTACGGAACGGAATCTGGAAGAGCCGTCTTAATTGATTTATCTAATGGGAAAGAAATTGCAGATCATGTGACACCGTACCGACATGGTGTCATTGATGATAGATTACCAGAATCGGGGATAAAACTGGAGCATGAATGGGCCCTTCAACATCCGCTTGATTATGTTGAGGTTCTGACTACTTCTGTACCGGCTGTTATGAAAGAGACTGGCATTGATCCGAATGATGTGATTGGCATTGGCGTCGATTTTACAGCTTGCACGATGCTCCCGATTGACGAAAAAGGGCAGCCTCTTTGCTTGAATGAAAACTATAAAGATAACCCCCATAGTTGGGTGAAGTTATGGAAACACCACGCAGCACAAGATGAAGCGAATTTAATAAATGAGATAGCAGAAAAGAGAGGCGAAAAATTTTTACCACGGTATGGAGGGAAAATTTCGTCTGAGTGGATGATAGCTAAAATATGGCAAATATTAGATGAATCTGAGGACATCTATCATCAGACAGATCAGTTTTTAGAAGCGACAGACTGGATTGTGTCACAAATGACGGGCACTATCACAAAAAATAGCTGTACCGCGGGCTATAAAGCCATTTGGCATAAGCAAGACGGGTACCCATCTAATGATTTTTTCAGATCATTAGATCCACGATTAGAAAAGCTAACAGAAACAAAATTACGTGGAGACATATTACCGTTGGGAGCGAAAGCTGGTCAGCTACAGCCTGAGATAGCAGATAAGATGGGCTTAAAAGCAGGGATAGCAGTCGCAGTAGGGAATGTAGATGCTCATGCTGCTGTTCCGGCAGTAGGAGTGACAACACCCGGGAAACTTGTCATGGCTATGGGCACGTCTATTTGCCACATGTTATTAGGGGAAAAAGAAAATAAGGTTGAGGGTATGTGTGGAGTTGTAGAAGACGGCATTATCCCTGGTTACTTAGGATATGAAGCCGGTCAATCGGCTGTGGGTGATATTTTTGCTTGGTTTGTTAATAACAGTGTGCCTCAATCCATTTTCAAAGAAGCTGAAGACCGAAAAGTCAATGTCCATACGCTATTAGAAGAAAAAGCAGCAGTCTATAAGCCAGGTGAATCAGGGCTAGTGGCTCTCGATTGGTGGAATGGCAACCGGTCGATTCTTGTAGATACAGAATTGTCAGGACTGATGCTCGGCTATACACTCTCTACAAAAACTGAAGAAATGTATCGAGCACTTCTTGAAGCAACAGCCTATGGTACCCGAGCGATTGTAGATGCTTTTCATAATAATGGTGTGTCTGTAGATGTTCTTTATGCGTGTGGGGGGCTTCCTCAAAAAAATAAGTTACTTATGCAAATTTATGCCGATGTCACGAACCGCGAAATCCGTATTGCGGCCTCTAAGCAAACCCCCGCCCTTGGAGCAGCGATGTTTGCAGCAGTTGCTGCTGGGAGTGCAACTGGTGGATATGACACGATTACAGAAGCTGCAGCCCACATGGGGCGGGTGAAGGATGAAAGTTACAAGCCGATCCCAGAAAATGTAGCCGTATATGAAAAACTCTACCGCGAATATGAAGCGCTCCATGACTATTTTGCCCGTGGTACTAATGATGTCATGAAACGTTTGAAATCGTTAAAAGCAGAAATGAGCAAATAA
- the araA gene encoding L-arabinose isomerase codes for MLKTKNYSFWFVTGSQHLYGPETIKQVEEHSRIIVEKLIQEASLPYTIELKEVLTTPDAIGKLLSDANNDDSCGGVITWMHTFSPAKMWINGLKKLSKPLLHLHTQYNREIPFDDIDMDFMNLNQSAHGDREYGHIGARLGVKRKVIVGHWQNEDVQIRLASWMRTAAAFSDGENLKVARFGDNMREVAVTEGDKVEAQTKFGWSISAFGIGDLVESMNTVSTDDIEHLYSDYKELYKIDSAVESNEDKKASILEQAKIELGLKRFLENGGFTAFTSNFEDLHGMKQLPGLAVQRLMAQGYGFGGEGDWKTAALLRMMKIIADGKGTSFMEDYTYHLEKGHELVLGSHMLEVCPTVAATQPDIQVHPLGIGGKEDPARLVFDGAAGSALNASLVDLGNRFRLVVNEVEAVQPERAMPKLPVAKVLWRCKPSLSEATEAWIHAGGAHHTVFSFNVTPEQLYDWATLTDIEIVFINDKTDVLQFQQQLQWNDVYRRLKVSF; via the coding sequence ATGTTAAAGACAAAAAATTATTCGTTCTGGTTTGTAACGGGAAGTCAACATTTGTATGGACCTGAAACTATTAAACAAGTAGAAGAACACTCAAGAATCATCGTTGAAAAATTAATTCAGGAAGCTTCTTTACCTTATACGATTGAGTTAAAAGAGGTATTAACAACACCTGATGCCATTGGCAAACTGTTATCTGATGCTAACAATGATGATAGTTGTGGTGGTGTGATTACATGGATGCATACATTCTCACCGGCAAAAATGTGGATAAACGGTTTGAAGAAATTGTCTAAACCACTTCTTCACCTGCATACCCAGTATAATCGTGAAATTCCATTTGACGATATTGATATGGACTTCATGAACTTAAATCAATCTGCCCACGGAGATCGAGAATACGGACATATTGGAGCGAGATTAGGGGTTAAACGAAAAGTGATTGTTGGTCATTGGCAAAATGAGGACGTACAGATACGACTAGCTTCATGGATGAGAACGGCAGCGGCATTTAGTGATGGTGAAAACCTTAAAGTCGCTCGTTTCGGTGATAACATGCGTGAAGTGGCAGTGACCGAGGGTGATAAGGTTGAGGCGCAAACAAAGTTTGGCTGGTCCATTTCTGCTTTTGGGATTGGAGATCTTGTGGAGTCCATGAATACTGTTTCTACAGATGACATTGAACATCTATATAGTGACTATAAAGAGCTTTATAAAATCGATTCTGCAGTGGAGTCAAATGAGGACAAAAAAGCGTCTATTTTAGAACAAGCAAAAATTGAGTTAGGATTAAAAAGATTTTTAGAAAACGGTGGTTTTACAGCGTTTACAAGTAACTTTGAAGACTTGCATGGCATGAAACAATTGCCAGGACTTGCTGTACAACGTTTAATGGCGCAGGGGTACGGATTTGGTGGAGAAGGAGACTGGAAAACTGCTGCTTTGCTTAGGATGATGAAAATTATTGCAGACGGTAAAGGCACTTCCTTTATGGAGGACTATACGTATCATTTAGAGAAAGGTCACGAGTTAGTACTAGGTTCTCATATGCTCGAAGTATGTCCAACAGTAGCAGCGACACAACCTGACATTCAAGTGCACCCCCTAGGAATTGGGGGAAAAGAAGATCCTGCCCGTCTTGTCTTTGATGGCGCAGCAGGTTCAGCGTTAAATGCTTCACTTGTTGATCTAGGAAATCGCTTCCGTCTAGTGGTGAACGAAGTAGAGGCGGTTCAACCTGAACGAGCAATGCCGAAGTTGCCAGTGGCTAAAGTGTTATGGAGGTGTAAGCCGTCATTGAGTGAAGCGACAGAAGCATGGATTCATGCGGGAGGCGCACACCACACAGTATTTTCATTTAATGTAACACCTGAACAACTTTATGACTGGGCAACACTCACTGACATTGAAATTGTTTTTATTAATGATAAAACAGATGTGCTGCAATTCCAACAACAGTTGCAATGGAATGATGTTTACAGACGATTAAAGGTTTCGTTCTAA
- a CDS encoding alpha-N-arabinofuranosidase, protein MSINVNVYTDFNEGKISKHIYGHFSEHLGRCIYEGIWVGEDSEIPNIDGIRNDVLAALKELNIPVLRWPGGCFADEYHWKDGIGPREKRKRMVNTHWGGVVENNHFGTHEFMRLCELLDTEPYICGNVGSGTVQEMSEWVEYMTFGGESPMSAWRQENGQKDPWKLKYFGVGNENWGCGGNMRPEYYADLYRRYQTYVRNYGDNKIYRIAGGANVDDFNWTDVLMREAAHLMDGLSLHYYVVPGEWSNKGSALDPKEEAWFRTMKKSFHMETLISKHATIMNKYDPEKRIGMIIDEWGTWFDVEPGTNPGFLFQQNTIRDALVAGLHFNIFHEHNDRVHMANIAQMVNVLQAMILTEGDKMIKTPTYHVFNMYKVHQDAERLAIKQPEDTYEFNGEALPRVSTTASQNSNGEINVSLCHINPREETTVSLNLQGLTELNHVTGSIITASELNAHNTFEQPHNVRTEAYSNFTQHGTSLELTVPPASVLTLTIS, encoded by the coding sequence ATGAGTATTAACGTGAACGTCTATACGGACTTTAATGAAGGGAAGATTAGTAAACATATATATGGGCATTTTTCTGAGCATCTTGGACGTTGTATTTATGAAGGGATTTGGGTTGGAGAAGATTCAGAGATTCCTAATATAGACGGCATTCGTAATGATGTTTTAGCGGCGTTAAAGGAGTTAAATATTCCGGTATTACGATGGCCAGGCGGGTGCTTTGCTGATGAATACCATTGGAAAGATGGTATAGGACCGAGGGAAAAACGGAAGAGAATGGTTAACACGCATTGGGGCGGCGTCGTAGAAAACAATCATTTTGGCACCCATGAGTTTATGAGGCTGTGTGAGCTTTTGGACACTGAACCGTATATTTGTGGAAATGTAGGAAGTGGTACGGTACAGGAAATGTCAGAATGGGTGGAATATATGACATTTGGTGGTGAGTCCCCAATGTCCGCTTGGCGTCAGGAAAATGGGCAAAAAGATCCTTGGAAGCTTAAATATTTTGGGGTCGGCAATGAAAATTGGGGTTGTGGTGGCAATATGCGTCCTGAGTATTACGCAGACCTTTACCGTCGCTATCAAACATATGTGAGAAATTATGGTGATAACAAGATTTATAGAATTGCCGGTGGTGCTAATGTAGATGATTTTAACTGGACAGATGTTCTCATGAGAGAAGCGGCTCACCTTATGGACGGTCTAAGTTTGCATTATTATGTTGTTCCAGGTGAATGGTCAAATAAAGGATCGGCATTAGATCCCAAGGAAGAAGCGTGGTTCAGGACGATGAAAAAATCCTTCCATATGGAGACACTCATCTCAAAACATGCCACAATTATGAATAAATATGATCCGGAAAAACGCATTGGCATGATTATTGATGAGTGGGGAACATGGTTTGACGTTGAACCAGGCACGAATCCCGGCTTCTTATTTCAACAAAATACCATTCGTGATGCACTGGTGGCGGGTTTACATTTTAATATATTCCATGAACATAACGACCGTGTTCATATGGCTAACATTGCTCAAATGGTTAATGTGCTACAAGCAATGATTTTAACAGAAGGCGATAAAATGATCAAAACGCCGACTTATCATGTGTTTAATATGTACAAAGTCCATCAGGATGCAGAGCGCTTAGCAATAAAGCAGCCAGAGGACACCTATGAGTTTAACGGAGAAGCATTACCGCGAGTGAGTACGACGGCTTCCCAAAATAGCAACGGCGAGATTAATGTCAGTCTCTGTCACATTAATCCTCGTGAGGAAACGACAGTTTCTCTCAATCTACAAGGGTTAACTGAGCTTAACCACGTGACAGGGAGCATTATTACAGCATCTGAATTGAACGCTCATAACACATTTGAACAACCTCATAATGTGAGAACAGAAGCGTATAGCAATTTTACACAACATGGAACAAGCTTGGAATTAACGGTACCTCCAGCTTCTGTTTTGACGTTGACTATCAGCTAA
- a CDS encoding sn-glycerol-1-phosphate dehydrogenase translates to MLIFQDWYENHRSSCDCPNIHYPLTMEEVVIDQDAIMHLYRFLRRKEYSHALVVCDDQTKSMADTIICDEQMPCRFTKSLLLPDNQGDVLADEKAIVHVLIDLPADIDVMIAVGSGTIHDITRFVSYKVGLPFISFPTAPSVDGFNSMGAPIVVNKKKITFQTHAPIALFADLTILCDAPQGMVAAGFGDMLGKYTSLVDWEFGHNMANEPYCPAVARMTREALNNCVANSELIKEKDREGIRVLMTALIQSGMAMAMFGRSHPASGAEHHLSHFWEMTFIEEERKQLLHGAKVGVAAGVIADLYHNEVKDLFKRDPNSDTAFLTRLIDRIPSGEELRQFIYQAGGKATPNELGIESNLLQESIHKAHNIRDRATLLRYRNRHTLTS, encoded by the coding sequence ATGCTTATATTTCAAGATTGGTATGAGAACCATCGATCTTCCTGTGATTGTCCTAACATTCACTATCCTTTAACAATGGAAGAGGTGGTTATAGATCAAGATGCCATCATGCACTTATATCGTTTTTTACGGAGGAAAGAGTATAGCCATGCCTTGGTCGTGTGTGATGATCAGACAAAATCGATGGCCGACACGATTATCTGTGATGAGCAAATGCCTTGCCGCTTCACGAAGTCTCTTCTTTTACCAGATAACCAAGGTGACGTTTTGGCTGATGAAAAGGCGATTGTTCACGTCCTCATTGACCTCCCAGCAGATATTGATGTGATGATTGCTGTAGGATCAGGTACAATTCATGATATAACACGCTTTGTGAGCTATAAGGTAGGATTACCCTTTATTTCGTTTCCTACTGCTCCATCAGTAGATGGATTTAATTCGATGGGTGCCCCTATCGTCGTAAATAAAAAGAAGATTACGTTTCAAACTCACGCTCCTATTGCGCTATTTGCCGACCTTACTATTTTATGTGATGCACCACAGGGCATGGTTGCCGCTGGTTTTGGGGATATGCTTGGCAAATATACGTCACTGGTGGATTGGGAATTTGGACATAACATGGCTAATGAGCCCTACTGCCCCGCTGTAGCTAGGATGACTAGAGAGGCATTGAATAATTGCGTGGCGAATAGTGAGTTGATTAAAGAGAAAGACAGAGAAGGAATACGTGTCCTAATGACTGCCTTAATTCAATCAGGTATGGCAATGGCTATGTTTGGGCGGTCTCATCCGGCCTCAGGGGCAGAGCATCATCTTTCCCATTTTTGGGAAATGACATTTATTGAAGAAGAAAGAAAACAATTGCTACACGGTGCGAAAGTAGGGGTTGCTGCAGGTGTTATTGCTGACCTTTATCACAATGAAGTGAAAGATCTTTTTAAACGGGATCCGAACAGTGACACTGCGTTCTTAACAAGACTGATAGACAGGATTCCCTCCGGAGAAGAATTACGCCAGTTCATTTATCAGGCTGGCGGGAAGGCAACTCCTAATGAATTAGGTATTGAAAGCAACTTGCTACAAGAAAGCATTCATAAAGCACATAATATCCGCGATAGAGCGACATTGCTTCGGTATCGGAATAGACATACGCTAACTTCTTGA
- a CDS encoding C40 family peptidase: protein MSFFESKVRSGLLVSAVAAGSVLVAPNLTEASFGEENLRYGMKSDDVKTLQGILQEKGYYEQLVVSGSFDETTREAVKKFQADHNLSSDGIVGPLTFSVLKGQTIPKKSSESIEENRAVDIMDSTYNDDALMSVSPISNPSQLMKDGTRNDDVSNLQAYLKKAGFYDYPVITGNYGNLTKQAVTTFQTARSLKADGLAGPITLTKVNEEINGSSFSKEEEIVATTVSRSTSLSGVVLRQGSSGAAVRELQSELKNLGYYTSTVDGVYGPLTAEAVRKLQRDKNIAVDGIFGPQTYSKLSGTSSSSNNSTQTSTSSSNSSNLSGVVLRQGSRGSQVRELQTRLKNLGYLTSSVDGVYGPLTAEAVRKLQRQTNISADGVFGPQTLAQLNRNISNNQSTSSNNSNNSSNNSSATVLKQGSSGAAVRELQNMLRATGHHTSSVDGQFGPLTKSAVQRFQREWGLIADGIATQATLDKLEEVAAVHMSDSNSSSGSGSKSFNAMNLIADASNYVGVPYVWGGTTASGFDCSGFVQHVFRNNGVNLPRTVAQQWNATTSVSSPSVGDIVYFETYKSGPSHNGIYIGNNQFIHSGSSTGVTITSMNNSYWKERYIGARRAR, encoded by the coding sequence ATGTCTTTTTTTGAATCTAAAGTCCGATCCGGATTGCTAGTTTCTGCAGTGGCGGCGGGATCTGTGCTAGTGGCACCGAATTTAACAGAAGCCTCGTTCGGTGAAGAGAATTTGCGCTACGGAATGAAAAGCGATGATGTGAAAACTTTACAAGGAATTTTACAAGAAAAAGGGTATTATGAGCAATTAGTCGTTTCGGGAAGCTTTGACGAGACGACTCGCGAAGCTGTAAAAAAATTTCAAGCAGATCACAACTTGTCATCTGATGGAATTGTAGGTCCGTTAACATTTAGTGTGCTCAAAGGTCAAACGATTCCAAAAAAATCGTCTGAAAGCATAGAAGAAAATAGAGCAGTCGACATCATGGATAGTACATATAATGACGATGCCTTAATGTCAGTCTCTCCTATTAGCAACCCATCTCAATTAATGAAAGATGGGACTAGAAACGACGATGTGTCTAACTTGCAGGCTTACTTAAAAAAAGCTGGTTTTTACGACTATCCTGTTATTACTGGTAACTATGGCAACTTGACAAAACAGGCTGTGACGACTTTCCAAACAGCGCGTTCTCTTAAAGCTGATGGATTAGCTGGACCTATAACGTTGACTAAAGTGAACGAAGAGATTAACGGATCGTCTTTTTCAAAAGAAGAAGAGATAGTGGCTACAACTGTTTCTAGAAGTACTAGCTTATCAGGAGTTGTGCTTAGACAAGGTTCTAGCGGTGCTGCTGTTCGAGAATTGCAGAGTGAGTTAAAAAACCTTGGCTATTATACGTCTACTGTAGATGGTGTTTATGGACCGTTGACGGCAGAAGCTGTGAGGAAATTGCAACGCGATAAAAATATTGCCGTAGATGGCATATTCGGGCCGCAAACTTACAGTAAACTTAGCGGAACCTCATCGTCATCAAATAATTCAACACAAACATCTACAAGTAGTTCTAATTCATCGAATTTATCAGGTGTTGTGTTACGTCAAGGATCACGTGGTAGTCAAGTCAGAGAATTGCAGACACGTTTGAAAAATTTAGGGTATCTTACATCGTCAGTGGACGGCGTTTACGGCCCCTTGACAGCAGAGGCCGTGCGGAAGTTGCAACGCCAAACCAATATTTCTGCCGATGGTGTGTTTGGTCCCCAAACGCTTGCGCAATTAAACAGAAATATTTCAAATAATCAGTCAACGAGTTCAAATAACTCAAATAATTCATCTAATAACAGTTCAGCAACAGTTTTAAAACAAGGAAGCAGTGGTGCAGCTGTTAGAGAACTTCAAAATATGTTGCGGGCAACAGGGCATCATACGTCTAGCGTAGACGGTCAATTTGGTCCATTAACAAAATCAGCAGTACAGAGGTTCCAACGTGAGTGGGGGCTTATTGCAGACGGGATTGCTACACAGGCTACACTAGATAAGCTAGAGGAAGTAGCAGCTGTCCACATGAGCGATTCAAATTCTAGTTCAGGCTCCGGCTCTAAAAGCTTCAACGCTATGAATCTAATTGCTGATGCGTCTAATTATGTTGGTGTCCCATACGTATGGGGAGGCACAACCGCCTCAGGATTCGATTGCAGTGGGTTCGTTCAGCATGTCTTCCGAAATAATGGCGTGAATCTACCACGAACAGTCGCACAACAGTGGAATGCAACAACGTCTGTATCCAGTCCTTCTGTCGGAGATATCGTTTACTTTGAAACATATAAATCCGGTCCATCACACAATGGGATTTATATTGGAAACAACCAATTTATTCACAGCGGTTCCTCAACAGGTGTTACTATAACGAGTATGAATAACAGCTATTGGAAAGAACGATATATTGGAGCAAGACGGGCGCGTTAG